AGCATTTAAATGTTTCTGAGCGGCCGCCTTCTTTCAAAGAAACAGCAGGATGCTCGTGTGAAATGATCAGTATCTTGGCTTTTTTAATTAAGTTTTCAATATTTTTATTAATTTTATCGCCGTGAATAATCAAAACATCTTCAACTTTTAAAGAACCAACTATTTCCAAATTCCTTTTATCTGCTATGGGCCCCAGTATCGTGTCATGATTGCCTTTAATCAGGATAATCTCTTTGCAATGCTTATTTAAAAAATCCAGCAGCTTTAATGTGTCCCTCCATTCCTGATCTGATATTGTGCCGAACTCGTGCTTTAGGTCGCCATTGATTATTATTTTATTAATTTCTTTTTTATTCTTTTTAAGCTCCAGAAAAATCCTTTCCAATCTTTCAAGTGTTTCTTTTAATTGGAATCTGGGCAATAAAATTCCTTCCTTGTTCAATGCTTCTTCATATCCAATATGGAAATCCGCAAATACCAGGGTCTTTTCTTTACTAAGATAAAGCGCAAGATCAAAGATTTCAACATTG
The DNA window shown above is from Candidatus Woesearchaeota archaeon and carries:
- a CDS encoding metallophosphoesterase, giving the protein MKIANNVEIFDLALYLSKEKTLVFADFHIGYEEALNKEGILLPRFQLKETLERLERIFLELKKNKKEINKIIINGDLKHEFGTISDQEWRDTLKLLDFLNKHCKEIILIKGNHDTILGPIADKRNLEIVGSLKVEDVLIIHGDKINKNIENLIKKAKILIISHEHPAVSLKEGGRSETFKCFLKGKYKNKTLIAQPSFNLVAEGTDMLKEKLLSPFLQQSLGSFEVYVVADRLYSFDKLKNIR